ATGATGTTGTCCAAAGTTGAAGCTAAGAAGAAGAATGGTGAAGATTCTGGTAATAGGAAGTTGttgaatgaaattgaagctaTTAGCAGGGCTTTGTATTTGGACAAGAACCCTCCAAGGACTTCATTTTCTGCTTTGAATACATGGTCAAAACCAGCTGGGAAAACATACTATCCCGAACCAAAATCGAAGCTTAAGAATAGTAATGAGGACTCATCTCGTAAAGACAAGAAATCCATTTGGAATTGGAAGCCTTTGAAGGCATTCTCAAATGTTAGAAACCGTAGGTTTGCTTGTTGTTTCTCACTTCAAGTACACTCCATTGAAGGTTTGCCGTctagttttaatgattttagtcTATGCGTGCACTGGAAGAGGCGGGATGGGGGGCTAATGACTCGCCCTGCTAAGGTTCTTGATGGAACTGCTGAATTTGAAGAGAAGCTGACACATACATGTTCAGTACAAGGTAGTCGAAGTGGACCTCATCATTCAGCCAAGTATGAGGCCAAGCATTTCTTGCTCTATGCTTCTGTGTTTGGAACACCAGACCTTGATTTGGGGAAGCATCGACTTGACCTTACACGGCTGCTTCCACTTACATTGGAGGAATTGGAGGAAGAGAAGAGCTCAGGGAAGTGGACAACAAGTTTTAAGTTATCAGGGAAAGCCAAGGGTGCTACAATGAATGTTAGTCTTGGGTATATGATCATTGCGGATGATTGTGTGCCACTAGGAAATAGTCAATACAGCTCCAATTTGTCACATCTGAAGAGTATGGGAAAATCAATTACTAAGTTTGCTAATGGTGACCAGAAGGGCACAATGAGGCGTGTTGAGAGTCTTCCCggttttgttaattttgggTCTTTTGGCTCATCTCTTCTTGCAGAGGAGGTAAAAGATCTTCATGAAGTTTTGCCAGTGTCAAAGTCAGAGCTCGATGATACAAAAAGGGTAGATCAGAAATTTGATGACGACAAGGCAGATGCTTCATCTGCTTCTAAGCCAGGACCTGATGTGTTAGCTGAACAGCTTGAGCCCATCAAACCTCCATCTTACTTTGGACCTGAATCAAGTAAGGAGAATATTGAAAAGGAAACTGAAGATAACGACTTCTGTATTGTGGAAAAAGGGATAGAGGTATCTTCAGAAAAGCAGGCTCTATTGACAATGGAAAGCCCTGAAGATGTTAAAAGTAATCCCGGTATGGGAGTAAATCAGGAAAAATTCTCTCATCTTCATTCCTCAAATGAGGCGAGTAGTAGTAATCAAAGTGACGTGCTTGTGGTGCAAGACTGCAATTCCAAAGAGGATGATCAGTGCTCAAAAGAAACATTGATGAGAGAATTGGAGTTAGCTTTAGATGGCATTACAAACTTGGAGGCGGCATTAGATTCTCCTGATCCTGAAGACTACTTGGAGAATAAAgctaattataaaacaaataggaAGGCAAAGTCACTTAGCTTGGATGAAGTTACGGAGTCCGTGGCAAGTGACTTCTTGAATATGCTGGGTATTGATCATAGTCCATTTGGCTCGAGTTCTGACATTGAGCCGGAGTCTCCAAGGGAGCGTTTACTTAGGGAGTTTGAGAAAGATGCTCTAGCCAGTggttttttgttatttgattttgaCATGGCCGAGGGAGAGGACTTCGACACTTCAACTACATCTGGTTGGGGGAACTTGACTGATGATCtgtcatcttttattttagatGGTGAGCAAGAGCGTCAGGTGGCAACTAATCAGAGCAGCAAAACAAGGGCTAAAGTGTTGGAAGACCTGGAGACAGAAGCTTTAATGCATGAATGGGGATTGAATGAGGAAGCTTTTCATCATTCTCCGCCTGGCACTTCTGGTGGATTTGGGAGTCCAGTTCATTTTCCTCCTGAAGAGGCACTTGAATTGCCTCCTCTTGGAGAAGGGTTAGGTCCATTTCTTCAGACAAAGAATGGAGGGTTTTTGCGGTCTATGGATCCCTCGCTTTTCAGCAACGCTAAAAATGGTGGGAACCTGATCATGCAGGTTTCTAGTCCTGTTGTGGTACCTGCTGAAATGGGTTCTGGTATAATGGATATACTTCAGCGACTGGCCTCAGTTGGTATTGAAAAGCTCTCTATGCAGGCAAGTAAGTTGATGCCTTTGGTGGACATAACCGGCAAGAATACGGAACAAGTAGCATGGGAAACTGCCCTTAGTTTGGAGGGACCAGAGAGGTTTGTGGCTCCATATTTctttcttaaacttttttttttgctaaatcATCCTATGTACTGATATTGTATGTTACTGGTTCTTCTATCCAGGCAGTGTCTGTTGCAGAATGGGTTTGAGGTTGGGCAAGATCTGTCTAGTGGGCAAAAGGAAGTTAAAAGAAGATCACCTCTACTCAGCTCTAACAAATGTAGTTCGACCTCCGTCAACGGGATGGGCTCAGATTATGTATCCCTTGAAGATCTTGCTCCATTGGCAATGAATAAGATTGAAGCACTCTCCATGGAAGGCTTGAGAATTCAATCTGGCATGTCAGATGAGGATGCGCCTGCAAACATCAGTGCGCAGTCAATTGGGGAAATTTCGGCCCTTCAAGGCAAGGGGTTTGGTGTTAGTGGGTCTCTTGGTCTGGATGGAACCGGTGGGTTGCAATTGTTGGACATAAAAAACAATGGTGATGATGTTGATGGATTAATGGGTTTGTCACTAACTCTTGATGAATGGATGAGACTTGATTCCGGTGAActcgatgatgatgatgatcaaATAAGTGAGCGGACTTCTAAAATCCTTGCTGCTCATCATGCTACATCATTGGACTTGATTCGCAGAGGGTCAAAAGGAGAGAAAAGACGGGGTAAAAAGTGTGGTTTGTTAGGAAATAACTTTACGGTGGCATTGATGGTGCAACTTCATGATCCTTTAAGAAACTATGAGCCAGTCGGTACACCCATGCTTGCACTTATTCAGGTGGAGAGAGTATTTGTGCCACCAAAGCCAAAAATATATACTACAGTATCAGCTTCGAGGAATGACAATCAAGAGGATGATGACTCAGACTCCGCGGTGAACgaggtggaggaggaggagataaaagaagaaaaagcttCCCAAGAGGAAGAGATTCCTCAATTCAGAATCACAGAAGTCCATGTTGCAGGCTTGAAGAGTGAACCTGGCAAGAAGAAACATTGGGGTACCAAGACCCAACAACAGTCCGGTTCCCGTTGGTTGCTTGCCAACGGAATGGGAAAGAGCAATAAACATCCATTGTTGAAGTCCAACTCCAAGGCTGCTCCCAAAACTTCAACCCCTTCAACAACAAAGGTTCAACCAGGTGACACTCTCTGGAGCATCTCGTCTCGTATTCATGGTACCGGAGCCAAATGGAAAGAATTGGCAGGCCTTAATCCCCATATTCGAAATCCCAATGTTATATTCCCCAATGAAACCATCAGGTTGAAATGAGATGCACATGCATTGGAATCTTGTTGAAAGGGTTAAGCTCCTAAATTAGATGACATGACTGATGGAGAACCACATTATACAGATTTGAGATCAAACAAGGTTGATGGGTTCCGCCTCTGGAGATTATCTTGTGTTTATGTTGAATGTGTTCGTTCATGTAAATTCAAGTCAAAAGCAAAAGGTATGGTTACATTTCTCGTTTGGGTCttgtaaattatatgttttcAATGATCATAAGTGCTTGATGTAATTTATGTCTCACTTAATGCAATTGTGTTTTGCAAAAGACGGCCAAGTAAGGAAATTTTGTGGCATAAATTCTGTCGCGTTGGCCAGGCCTTGTTTCTTTTTACTTTATTGCTGCTGCTTCGGTTGTAGGTCAAATCCAACATTAAAGAGTTTatcttttactcaaaaaatcATTAACTTAATTCCTACATGTTAGATAAAAAacaaattctgttatttttttttaaatattattcatttgtattattaaaaattggcacgaccaacaaaataatcaaataatgatACTAGGTTGTTATGTGTATCTCATTCTGATGCACaaagattattttttaatagcaaaagttattgaaatttttaataaaaagatcaatttgttttttaatttaacttataaatgctaattttttttttttttactttaaatcaaATGCATGATTGATGCACAAAAGTACTAAACTCTCATTAGCAGTAAAAGATCTATTTCTTCACAGCATGAGATGATGGCAAAGTTATGTTTTTGGATCTGCTTTTGAAGTGAAGGAACATTTTATATCTAAGCCCTACTGTCTCCCGATAAGGCCAATTTTGTGTACCAGAGGTTATTGGGGCTTCAAAGACTGGGACTAAGCCCATCAATCAACCCAAAGCCGAAAAGGTAAAGCACAGCAGAAAAGAGGATCAAACAGACACCAATCAATTCATCAAGAAGAgtataaaaatggaaaacatCAGGCGAGCCCAGACAATTACTACCATAAACCaatctctctttctctctctcgaTCTCGATCCCCTCTTCACTTCTTGTAGTTCCATTACATGTAATATATATAGCAAAACCCCGCCAATTTCACATGGCATTGCAATGTCGATGAACACTATCCCGTTATAACGATTCCAGAGCCGTCCCCTCAAAACCCTACTTGCTTTTGCTTCCTCTTTTGCCTTacccaagaaaagaaaaaaagcagcCTCTCTCTCTCACAGAACCGAAAAAGCAGACTAAAGGCAACTACTCGCCTCCGATGAGATTGAGAGGtggttttagtttttattctttgctgattttatctcttctttccttttattattgtttttatattggGTCAGTGCAGAGAATCTCTGATCGCTTTAATTCTAACGTCGAATTAAAGAGCTCCTTACCCCCTTGACCGAGTCTCGTAACTCGAGTTCACTCAAACTCCAACTACTCATCTTCAGATTTCTGAGTACATTAGATTTCCGTACGGTAAACTTGACACTCATTTActactaattattattaaagtatttattttactctGTTCAGAGTTTGATCACCAAGTTCTGACAAATTGTAAATGTagttatttaatgttatttatttgctttttgtTCCTTTCACAGAAGACTtctcgttttttttttctgagaaTTTCATAAACAACAATGCTGACGTGCATAGCTCGGTCCAAGCAAGCTGGTGATGACGCACTGGCTCAACCAGAGGAAATCGACTCGTCCAATAATCCGAACACTAAGCACAACCAAGCCATGAAATCCCTCACATCTCAGGTAAATTCACTGTTAATTTCACGGTGTCAAGCAAGATTTTTGAGCTCTTTGGTCTTTGTTTTGGCTTTAATGAGACGCGTTTCcctttttttcgttttttttgcGTCCGGGTGTATTAGTTGAAGGACATGGCACTGAAAGCGTCGGGGGCGTACAAGCACTGCAACCCCTGCACAGCACAGACTCGGTTAAAGAATCCTGGTGGTTCCGACGCCGACTCGGATCGTTACAAGTGGTCGTATCGTAGGACAGGGAGTTCGAACTCGGCGACGCAGAGGACTTGGGGAAAGGAGATGGAAGCGAGGTTGAAAGGTATATCGAGTTCAAGCGGAGAAGCGACGCCGAACTCGATGAGTGGACGCCGTGTCGAATCGATCGTGTTCGTCGAAGAAAATGAACCTAAAGAGTGGGTAGCTCAGGTGGAGCCGGGTGTACTTATCACCTTCGTTTCACTTCCTCATGGCGGCAACGATCTCAAGCGTATACGGTTCAGGTGCGCCTTTCAATTTTTCGCGGTTTCTGATTTATCTTCAACCGTTAGATCTTTATTTATcatttgcataaaattttaatttaaaggaGTTGGCTTTAATTgttctttttagaattaaataaataaagatttgGGCAAAGAAAAAGACAATTAAATGGAATTTCTTTAGTAAAAGGAAAGGTATTGCTtttaaa
This sequence is a window from Gossypium raimondii isolate GPD5lz chromosome 5, ASM2569854v1, whole genome shotgun sequence. Protein-coding genes within it:
- the LOC105768246 gene encoding protein PLASTID MOVEMENT IMPAIRED 1-RELATED 1 gives rise to the protein MMLSKVEAKKKNGEDSGNRKLLNEIEAISRALYLDKNPPRTSFSALNTWSKPAGKTYYPEPKSKLKNSNEDSSRKDKKSIWNWKPLKAFSNVRNRRFACCFSLQVHSIEGLPSSFNDFSLCVHWKRRDGGLMTRPAKVLDGTAEFEEKLTHTCSVQGSRSGPHHSAKYEAKHFLLYASVFGTPDLDLGKHRLDLTRLLPLTLEELEEEKSSGKWTTSFKLSGKAKGATMNVSLGYMIIADDCVPLGNSQYSSNLSHLKSMGKSITKFANGDQKGTMRRVESLPGFVNFGSFGSSLLAEEVKDLHEVLPVSKSELDDTKRVDQKFDDDKADASSASKPGPDVLAEQLEPIKPPSYFGPESSKENIEKETEDNDFCIVEKGIEVSSEKQALLTMESPEDVKSNPGMGVNQEKFSHLHSSNEASSSNQSDVLVVQDCNSKEDDQCSKETLMRELELALDGITNLEAALDSPDPEDYLENKANYKTNRKAKSLSLDEVTESVASDFLNMLGIDHSPFGSSSDIEPESPRERLLREFEKDALASGFLLFDFDMAEGEDFDTSTTSGWGNLTDDLSSFILDGEQERQVATNQSSKTRAKVLEDLETEALMHEWGLNEEAFHHSPPGTSGGFGSPVHFPPEEALELPPLGEGLGPFLQTKNGGFLRSMDPSLFSNAKNGGNLIMQVSSPVVVPAEMGSGIMDILQRLASVGIEKLSMQASKLMPLVDITGKNTEQVAWETALSLEGPERQCLLQNGFEVGQDLSSGQKEVKRRSPLLSSNKCSSTSVNGMGSDYVSLEDLAPLAMNKIEALSMEGLRIQSGMSDEDAPANISAQSIGEISALQGKGFGVSGSLGLDGTGGLQLLDIKNNGDDVDGLMGLSLTLDEWMRLDSGELDDDDDQISERTSKILAAHHATSLDLIRRGSKGEKRRGKKCGLLGNNFTVALMVQLHDPLRNYEPVGTPMLALIQVERVFVPPKPKIYTTVSASRNDNQEDDDSDSAVNEVEEEEIKEEKASQEEEIPQFRITEVHVAGLKSEPGKKKHWGTKTQQQSGSRWLLANGMGKSNKHPLLKSNSKAAPKTSTPSTTKVQPGDTLWSISSRIHGTGAKWKELAGLNPHIRNPNVIFPNETIRLK